One window of the Pedobacter ginsengisoli genome contains the following:
- the traJ gene encoding conjugative transposon protein TraJ produces the protein MNKATKRLALLFLLLLPAFCQAQGLAQEMNSLHEVLDQLYLEMMPLCSKLIGVAQGIAGFAALWYIGSRVWRHIANAEAINFYPLFRPFVLGFAIMIYPLVLSMINGIMKPTVTATAEMMNSSNQAIAKLLKAKERQVKASDAWKMYVGSTGEGDRDKWYKYTYDNQDPAAEGILDGLGNEVRFAMSKASYNFRNSVKEWMSEILRVVYEAAALCINTLRTFNLVVMAILGPLVFGIAVFDGFQNTLSSWLARYLNIFLWLPVANIFGSIISKVQEKMLILDIGEIQQNGDTLFSSTDTAYLIFLLIGIVGYFTVPSVAGYIVNAGGAGAMTQQITSMVSGAAAGTTAIASAGASKAASGVQHVAGATLGLGSDRGTGGSPEKGNSYLHDKILGT, from the coding sequence ATGAACAAAGCGACAAAACGATTGGCCCTATTATTTTTATTGCTGCTGCCTGCATTTTGCCAGGCACAGGGACTTGCCCAGGAAATGAACAGCCTGCATGAGGTACTGGATCAGCTGTACCTGGAAATGATGCCACTATGCAGTAAACTCATCGGCGTTGCCCAGGGTATTGCAGGTTTTGCGGCCCTTTGGTACATTGGCTCGAGGGTATGGAGACATATCGCCAATGCCGAAGCCATCAATTTCTATCCCCTGTTTCGCCCATTTGTACTGGGTTTCGCCATCATGATCTATCCTTTGGTGCTGAGCATGATCAATGGTATAATGAAACCTACGGTGACCGCTACCGCAGAGATGATGAACAGCTCCAATCAGGCGATCGCCAAGCTCCTTAAAGCAAAAGAAAGACAGGTTAAGGCAAGCGATGCCTGGAAGATGTATGTTGGATCTACAGGGGAGGGTGACCGGGACAAATGGTACAAATATACCTATGACAACCAGGATCCCGCGGCAGAAGGAATTTTAGATGGTCTTGGCAATGAAGTGCGCTTTGCCATGTCAAAGGCTTCTTATAATTTCAGGAATTCGGTAAAAGAATGGATGAGCGAAATCCTGCGCGTGGTATACGAGGCTGCCGCACTGTGCATCAACACGCTGAGAACTTTCAACCTTGTGGTCATGGCCATCCTGGGACCATTGGTATTCGGAATTGCAGTATTCGATGGGTTTCAAAATACGCTGAGCTCCTGGCTGGCACGTTACCTCAACATCTTTTTGTGGCTACCTGTTGCCAATATTTTTGGCAGCATCATCTCCAAGGTACAGGAAAAGATGCTCATCCTGGATATTGGGGAGATTCAACAAAACGGAGATACGCTGTTTAGCTCCACTGATACCGCTTACCTGATCTTCCTGTTGATTGGCATTGTAGGCTACTTCACCGTTCCTAGTGTCGCTGGTTACATTGTCAATGCCGGCGGTGCTGGTGCAATGACTCAGCAAATTACCAGCATGGTATCAGGGGCAGCGGCTGGCACAACTGCAATTGCCTCCGCAGGCGCCTCAAAAGCAGCCAGCGGGGTGCAGCACGTTGCCGGTGCAACGCTAGGTCTGGGCAGTGATCGGGGAACAGGAGGATCCCCGGAAAAAGGTAACAGTTACCTGCACGACAAAATACTTGGCACTTAA
- the traK gene encoding conjugative transposon protein TraK, with protein MFQQIKNIDTAFRQVRIFSLIVIFANVAFTCFYTYRSDQRVSKAEDRVLILLNGKVVSAMSSNRKDNLEVEARDHVATFHQLFFDLSPDDKVIKEQLSKSLYLADQSAKRAYDNLEEKGYYASLIAGNISQSLRVDSIKIDTRSYPYPFRCYATQQIIRQTSQLRRTLITSGYLREVIRSDNNPHGFLIERWNTLENKDLEPQNLSDEK; from the coding sequence ATGTTTCAGCAAATAAAAAATATTGATACCGCTTTTCGGCAAGTCCGAATCTTTAGTCTGATCGTCATTTTCGCGAATGTAGCCTTCACCTGCTTCTATACTTACCGATCAGACCAGCGGGTATCTAAGGCCGAGGATCGCGTACTGATTTTACTCAATGGCAAAGTGGTCAGTGCCATGAGTTCCAACAGGAAAGACAACCTGGAAGTAGAGGCCAGAGACCATGTCGCCACCTTTCACCAGCTTTTTTTCGACCTCAGCCCTGACGACAAGGTCATTAAGGAGCAACTTAGTAAATCATTATATCTGGCTGATCAAAGCGCTAAGCGTGCCTATGACAACCTGGAGGAGAAAGGCTATTATGCAAGTCTGATTGCCGGAAATATCAGCCAATCATTACGGGTGGACAGCATTAAAATTGATACCAGAAGCTACCCTTACCCCTTTCGTTGCTATGCCACCCAGCAAATTATCCGTCAAACCAGTCAGCTTCGCAGAACACTAATTACTTCAGGCTATTTACGGGAGGTCATTCGCAGTGACAACAACCCGCATGGTTTTTTAATTGAGCGCTGGAATACATTGGAAAACAAGGATCTAGAGCCACAAAATCTGAGTGATGAAAAATAA
- the traM gene encoding conjugative transposon protein TraM has product MNQQLKSTEFLNKRRFFTFLPVIILPFATLLFVLLGGGKGNTNNKVSVPGINTELPDAINDTKKQLNKMSFYDQATADSNRLAQLSNDGPYSGSSGPETLDQGALFPTRYHPEPDERQIYQKLEQLDKVLNQPEKKMPEPTFTSNLVPATESALQIQQLSGIMDTMEAGKQADPELSQLQQILEKIQEIQHPELLKENPRPILPEDTKKIHAAIPAVIAKDQKVTQGTVVALTLLDSAVLNGQHIPKGHQVYGSCQISNQRISLHIKNIGLGYAIIPVDLQVYDLNDSMEGINAPEATTTEVLKEGSDNAIQSLQLMETDQNLRSQIAGAGISTAKRLFGKKMKQLKAKVKAGYPVLLKNNQSF; this is encoded by the coding sequence ATGAATCAACAACTCAAATCCACTGAATTTCTTAACAAACGCAGGTTCTTTACTTTCCTGCCGGTTATTATTCTCCCATTTGCCACACTCCTGTTCGTACTTCTGGGCGGGGGAAAAGGTAACACCAACAATAAGGTCTCTGTTCCAGGTATCAATACTGAGCTGCCGGATGCCATAAATGACACAAAAAAGCAGCTCAACAAGATGAGCTTTTATGATCAGGCAACAGCTGATTCCAACCGGCTTGCCCAATTGTCCAATGACGGCCCTTATTCCGGTTCGTCCGGTCCAGAGACATTGGACCAGGGCGCCTTGTTCCCGACCAGATACCACCCCGAGCCGGATGAACGGCAGATCTATCAAAAACTGGAACAACTTGACAAAGTTCTAAATCAACCGGAGAAAAAAATGCCTGAGCCTACCTTCACAAGCAATCTGGTCCCTGCAACTGAAAGTGCGCTCCAGATCCAACAACTCAGTGGTATCATGGACACGATGGAAGCAGGAAAGCAAGCGGATCCTGAGCTCAGTCAGCTCCAACAAATACTGGAAAAGATTCAGGAGATCCAGCATCCTGAACTGCTTAAGGAAAATCCCAGGCCAATTTTGCCCGAAGACACGAAAAAAATACACGCCGCCATTCCTGCTGTCATTGCCAAAGATCAAAAGGTCACACAAGGTACTGTGGTAGCCCTCACCCTGTTGGATTCAGCAGTGTTAAATGGTCAACACATCCCTAAAGGGCACCAGGTGTATGGCAGTTGTCAGATCAGCAATCAACGGATCAGTCTGCACATTAAAAACATCGGTCTTGGTTATGCCATTATACCCGTTGACCTGCAGGTATATGATTTGAATGACAGCATGGAAGGGATTAATGCACCTGAAGCCACAACTACTGAGGTCCTTAAAGAAGGTTCAGACAATGCTATTCAAAGCCTTCAGCTCATGGAGACAGACCAAAATCTACGCAGTCAGATTGCAGGTGCTGGCATCAGTACAGCGAAGAGACTGTTTGGTAAAAAAATGAAGCAGCTCAAAGCCAAAGTCAAAGCCGGCTATCCGGTATTACTCAAAAACAATCAATCTTTTTAA